A genomic segment from Thermodesulfobacteriota bacterium encodes:
- a CDS encoding BrnT family toxin — MDVHYTLHGVSFVWNGAKAQSNARKHGVAFESAAEAFFDPFLRLVDAGEHDEERIALLGMTEASRLLFVVYAEREDDVFRIVSARPATSAERRDYEDL; from the coding sequence GTGGACGTTCACTACACCCTTCACGGCGTTTCCTTCGTGTGGAACGGGGCCAAAGCTCAGAGCAACGCGAGAAAGCACGGCGTAGCCTTCGAGTCGGCGGCCGAGGCGTTTTTCGATCCCTTCCTCCGATTGGTGGACGCCGGGGAGCATGACGAGGAGCGGATCGCCCTTCTGGGGATGACGGAAGCAAGCCGGCTTCTCTTCGTCGTGTACGCGGAGCGGGAGGACGACGTGTTCCGGATCGTCTCGGCAAGGCCGGCTACTTCCGCGGAACGGAGAGACTATGAAGACCTCTGA
- a CDS encoding efflux RND transporter permease subunit, with protein MPLIETAVSRRTTVAVGVILVALFGTLALRAIPVQLAPEVAQPEITVTTRWPGASPQEVEREIVRRQEDQLKSVQGVVEMKSESADSQGTVILTFRTGEDMDAALLKVSNRLNQVRSVPADADRPVLTTVNTGDTPIAWFVLKALPGNPRDIRTYQTYAEDVVKARLERVPGVAQANVFGGREMELQLVVDPARLAGLGLTLPSLIQALDRENVNATAGTYDEGKRQYLVRVLGELDSPEAVESVVLLTPSGSRISVGDVARAQVDYKKPGAAVRQKGEPALVANCLRESGANVLEVMAGIREALAELNAGPLAAEGLSAEQVYDETEYIDSAIDLVVSNLYIGGGLAVLVLLVFLRALSPTLIIALAIPVSVIGTFIVMYGAGRSLNVISLAGMAFAVGMVVDNGIVVLENIYRHMQLGEPRGRAAVTGTREVWGAVLASTLTTMAVFLPILFIQEETGQLFRDIAIAITAAVGLSLVVSVTVIPAASVRLLHAVSLQESRFGPRALFGLLPLVGRANDFLAGVVYFLCGHFAWKALTVLVLTSASLLMAWQLAPKAEYLPEGNRNLVIGILLPPPGYNVQEFEEIGKSLEASFAPLWEAEGDHPGLPGPAIRHFFYVARGRQIFMGASTQDPLRVRDLVPVMQAELRKVPGMIAVVRQTSLFSRGLTAGRSVDLEFSGDELEALIRAGGAAFGAISQAIPGSQIRPIPSLDLGNPEVQVIPDRIRLAELGFSARELGVIVDALLDGAKASDVLVEGTEVDLTVTGHATSVNRLQDLETLLLRSPGGRTVTLGSVAQILLTSGPEQINRVERQRTIALQIIPPETVPLEAALETIEATVERMRESGAVPEGVRTRMAGTADKLTTTFRVLRADFLLAIIITYLLMASLFESFFYPFVILFSVPLAAGGGFLGLWLVNRYLAAQPLDMLTMLGFIILVGTVVNNAILVVHQTLLSMRHDGTAPREALRDSVRTRIRPIFMSTATTVFGMLPLVLFPGAGSELYRGIGAVVVGGLALSTVFTLFLVPTVMSLFLDLAKLFRKAPA; from the coding sequence ATGCCGCTGATCGAAACCGCCGTCTCCCGCCGCACCACGGTGGCCGTGGGCGTCATTCTGGTGGCGCTCTTCGGCACGCTGGCCCTGCGGGCGATCCCCGTGCAGCTCGCCCCCGAGGTGGCCCAGCCCGAGATCACGGTGACCACCCGCTGGCCCGGGGCGAGCCCCCAGGAGGTGGAGCGCGAGATCGTCCGCCGCCAGGAGGACCAGCTGAAAAGCGTCCAGGGCGTGGTGGAGATGAAGAGCGAGAGCGCCGACTCCCAGGGCACCGTGATCCTCACCTTCCGCACGGGCGAGGACATGGACGCGGCGCTCCTCAAGGTCTCGAACCGCTTGAACCAGGTGCGAAGCGTCCCCGCCGACGCCGACCGGCCGGTCCTCACCACCGTCAACACCGGCGACACCCCCATCGCCTGGTTCGTGCTCAAGGCCCTGCCCGGCAACCCCCGCGACATCCGCACCTACCAGACCTACGCCGAAGACGTGGTGAAGGCCCGCCTGGAGCGGGTGCCCGGGGTGGCCCAGGCCAACGTCTTCGGCGGGCGGGAGATGGAGCTCCAGCTCGTGGTGGACCCGGCCCGCCTGGCGGGCCTGGGGCTGACCCTGCCGAGCCTCATCCAGGCGCTGGACCGGGAGAACGTCAACGCCACCGCCGGCACCTACGACGAGGGCAAGCGCCAGTACCTGGTGCGGGTGCTGGGCGAGCTCGACAGCCCCGAGGCCGTGGAGTCGGTGGTGCTGCTCACCCCCTCGGGCAGCCGGATCAGCGTAGGCGACGTGGCCCGGGCCCAGGTGGACTACAAGAAGCCCGGCGCGGCCGTGCGCCAGAAGGGCGAGCCCGCCCTGGTGGCCAACTGCCTGCGCGAATCGGGCGCCAACGTGCTGGAGGTGATGGCGGGGATCCGGGAAGCCCTGGCGGAGCTCAACGCCGGCCCCCTGGCGGCCGAGGGCCTCTCGGCCGAGCAGGTCTACGACGAGACCGAGTACATCGACTCGGCCATCGATCTCGTGGTCTCCAACCTCTACATCGGCGGCGGCCTGGCGGTGCTGGTGCTGCTCGTCTTCCTGCGGGCGCTGTCCCCCACCCTGATCATCGCGCTCGCCATCCCGGTGAGCGTGATCGGCACCTTCATCGTCATGTACGGGGCGGGGCGGTCCCTCAACGTCATCAGCCTGGCGGGCATGGCCTTTGCCGTGGGCATGGTGGTGGACAACGGCATCGTGGTCCTGGAGAACATCTACCGGCACATGCAGCTCGGCGAGCCCCGGGGCCGCGCGGCCGTGACCGGCACCCGGGAGGTGTGGGGCGCGGTGCTGGCCAGCACGCTCACCACCATGGCGGTGTTCCTGCCGATCCTCTTCATCCAGGAGGAGACCGGCCAGCTCTTCCGCGACATCGCCATCGCCATCACCGCGGCGGTGGGCCTCTCGCTCGTCGTCTCGGTCACGGTCATCCCGGCCGCCTCCGTGCGGCTCCTCCACGCGGTGAGCCTCCAGGAGAGCCGCTTCGGCCCCCGGGCGCTCTTCGGGCTCCTGCCGCTCGTGGGGAGGGCAAACGACTTCCTGGCGGGGGTGGTGTACTTCCTCTGCGGGCACTTCGCCTGGAAGGCCCTCACGGTGCTGGTTCTCACCTCGGCGAGCCTCCTCATGGCCTGGCAGCTCGCCCCCAAGGCCGAGTACCTGCCCGAGGGCAACCGCAACCTCGTCATCGGCATCCTGCTCCCGCCCCCGGGGTACAACGTCCAGGAATTCGAGGAGATCGGCAAGTCCCTGGAGGCCTCCTTTGCGCCCCTGTGGGAAGCCGAAGGCGACCACCCCGGCCTCCCGGGCCCGGCCATCCGCCACTTCTTCTACGTGGCCCGGGGCCGGCAGATCTTCATGGGGGCAAGCACCCAGGACCCCCTGCGGGTGCGCGACCTGGTGCCGGTGATGCAGGCCGAGCTCCGGAAGGTGCCCGGCATGATCGCCGTGGTGCGCCAGACGAGCCTGTTTTCCCGGGGCCTCACCGCCGGCCGGAGCGTGGACCTGGAGTTCTCGGGCGACGAACTGGAGGCCCTGATCCGGGCCGGCGGCGCGGCCTTCGGCGCCATCTCCCAGGCGATCCCGGGCTCCCAGATCCGGCCCATCCCGAGTCTGGACCTCGGGAACCCCGAAGTGCAGGTGATCCCCGACCGCATCCGTCTGGCGGAGCTCGGCTTCTCCGCCCGGGAGCTGGGCGTCATCGTGGACGCGCTCCTCGACGGCGCCAAGGCCTCCGACGTGCTGGTGGAGGGCACCGAGGTCGACCTCACCGTCACGGGCCACGCCACCTCCGTCAACCGCCTCCAGGACCTGGAGACCCTGCTGCTCCGCAGCCCGGGGGGCCGCACGGTCACCCTGGGGAGCGTGGCCCAGATCCTCCTCACCTCCGGCCCCGAGCAGATCAACCGCGTGGAGCGCCAGCGCACCATCGCGCTCCAGATCATCCCCCCCGAGACCGTGCCCCTGGAGGCCGCCCTGGAAACCATCGAAGCCACCGTGGAGCGCATGCGGGAGTCGGGGGCCGTCCCCGAGGGCGTGCGCACCCGCATGGCAGGCACCGCCGACAAGCTCACGACCACGTTTCGGGTGCTGCGGGCGGACTTCCTCCTCGCCATCATCATCACCTACCTCCTCATGGCGAGCCTCTTCGAGAGCTTCTTCTACCCCTTCGTCATCCTCTTTAGCGTGCCGCTGGCGGCCGGCGGCGGGTTTCTGGGCCTGTGGCTCGTGAACCGCTACCTTGCCGCCCAGCCCCTGGACATGCTCACCATGCTCGGGTTCATCATCCTGGTGGGCACGGTGGTGAACAACGCGATCCTCGTGGTGCACCAGACGCTCCTCTCCATGCGCCACGACGGCACGGCCCCGCGCGAGGCCCTGCGCGACAGCGTCCGCACCCGCATCCGCCCCATCTTCATGTCCACCGCCACCACGGTCTTCGGCATGCTCCCCCTGGTGCTCTTCCCCGGCGCCGGGAGCGAGCTCTACCGGGGCATCGGCGCGGTGGTCGTGGGGGGGCTGGCCCTCTCCACGGTCTTTACCCTCTTCCTCGTCCCCACGGTGATGAGCCTCTTCCTCGACCTGGCCAAGCTCTTCCGCAAGGCCCCCGCATGA
- a CDS encoding ChaN family lipoprotein, with protein sequence MRAVAPLLTAVAGLALLFAGCAAPVTTLRVDSPYRDPGTLEKGQILHAATGRLLTREELGAYLAAFPVVYVGETHDNVESHAVQLAVLQEVAARFPGRIAVGLEMLQRPSQEGVDRWLRGEMDEVSFLKLWQENWGPNTYPYYREILEFARENRIPLLALNAERELRRALARTPPEELEPELRERLPEMDLDDPYYRDFMGGIFGGHDGGTDMQEGFLRAQVLWDETMAETAAAYLLGPGRGNRLVVFAGGNHVRHGFGIPRRLFRRVPLPYVILDTYAVEIPEDKRDRLMQVELPDLPLRTADLYWATGYEDLEGQRVMLGVQIETAEEGGVRVKGVVPGSPAQAAGVLAGDVIVSVDGEPVGEMFDLTYRVGLHKPGDVGPLEVLRGEERLTLEVVYDVLRHGK encoded by the coding sequence ATGCGCGCCGTTGCTCCGCTCCTCACCGCTGTCGCCGGGTTGGCGCTCCTCTTCGCGGGCTGCGCCGCGCCCGTGACGACCCTGCGCGTGGACTCCCCCTACCGGGACCCGGGCACCCTGGAGAAGGGGCAGATCCTCCACGCCGCGACGGGCCGGCTCCTCACCCGGGAGGAACTGGGGGCGTACCTGGCGGCCTTCCCCGTGGTGTACGTGGGGGAGACCCACGACAACGTGGAGTCCCACGCCGTGCAGCTCGCGGTGCTCCAGGAGGTCGCGGCCCGCTTCCCCGGGCGCATCGCCGTGGGCCTCGAGATGCTCCAGCGGCCCTCCCAGGAAGGGGTCGACCGCTGGCTGCGCGGCGAGATGGACGAGGTGTCCTTCCTCAAGCTGTGGCAGGAGAACTGGGGGCCCAACACCTACCCCTACTACCGAGAGATCCTGGAGTTCGCGCGGGAAAACCGGATCCCGCTCCTGGCCCTGAACGCCGAGCGGGAGCTGCGCCGCGCCCTGGCCCGAACGCCCCCCGAGGAGCTGGAGCCTGAGCTTCGGGAGCGCCTCCCCGAGATGGACCTCGACGACCCCTACTACCGGGACTTCATGGGGGGGATCTTCGGGGGCCACGACGGGGGGACCGACATGCAGGAGGGCTTCCTGCGGGCCCAGGTGCTGTGGGACGAGACCATGGCCGAGACGGCCGCCGCCTACCTGCTGGGACCGGGCAGGGGCAACCGCCTGGTCGTCTTTGCGGGGGGCAACCACGTGCGCCACGGCTTCGGGATTCCCCGGCGCCTCTTCCGGCGCGTGCCCCTGCCCTACGTCATCCTCGACACCTACGCGGTGGAGATCCCCGAGGACAAGCGCGACCGCCTCATGCAGGTGGAGCTGCCGGACCTGCCGCTTCGGACCGCCGACCTGTACTGGGCCACGGGGTACGAAGACCTGGAGGGACAGCGGGTCATGCTCGGCGTCCAGATCGAGACGGCCGAGGAGGGGGGCGTGCGAGTCAAGGGGGTGGTGCCCGGCAGCCCCGCCCAGGCGGCGGGCGTGCTCGCGGGCGACGTGATCGTCTCGGTGGACGGCGAGCCCGTGGGCGAGATGTTCGACCTCACCTACCGCGTGGGCCTGCACAAACCCGGCGACGTGGGGCCCCTGGAGGTGCTCCGGGGCGAGGAGCGCCTGACCCTGGAGGTCGTCTACGACGTTCTTCGGCACGGGAAGTAG
- the lgt gene encoding prolipoprotein diacylglyceryl transferase, which translates to MFPILFEYGRLTLYTYGLLIAGGFLAALWLVGREARRRGLDPKALQDLGFVVLLAALVGSRLFFVLLEWEHFVEHPWQVFEIWKGGLVFYGGFVGAALAALWVVRAKGLPLWTTGDIVAPAVALGQTFGRLGCFFAGCCYGAACDLPWAVTFTDPGSLAPLHVALHPTQLYSAAANFAVFAVLYGWARPRQKFQGQLLGLYLVLEPASRFVVEFFRADPRGALGPLSTSQVLAVPLFLFGLWILVQGRSKPS; encoded by the coding sequence ATGTTCCCCATCCTCTTCGAATACGGCCGCCTGACCCTCTACACCTATGGGCTCCTCATCGCCGGGGGGTTCCTGGCGGCGCTGTGGCTCGTGGGGCGGGAGGCGCGGCGGCGGGGGCTCGACCCCAAGGCGCTCCAGGATCTGGGGTTCGTGGTCCTGCTGGCCGCCCTGGTGGGGTCGCGGCTCTTCTTCGTACTGCTCGAGTGGGAGCACTTCGTCGAGCACCCCTGGCAGGTCTTCGAGATCTGGAAGGGGGGGCTGGTCTTCTACGGCGGGTTCGTGGGGGCGGCCCTGGCGGCCCTGTGGGTCGTGCGGGCCAAGGGGCTTCCCCTGTGGACCACCGGCGACATCGTGGCTCCCGCCGTGGCCCTGGGCCAGACCTTCGGCCGCCTGGGTTGCTTCTTCGCCGGGTGCTGCTACGGCGCCGCCTGCGACCTGCCCTGGGCGGTCACCTTCACCGATCCCGGGAGCCTGGCGCCGCTCCACGTGGCGCTGCACCCCACCCAGCTCTACAGCGCGGCGGCGAACTTCGCCGTGTTCGCCGTCCTCTACGGGTGGGCCCGGCCCCGGCAGAAGTTCCAGGGACAGCTCCTGGGCCTGTACCTGGTCCTGGAGCCGGCGTCCCGCTTCGTCGTCGAGTTCTTCCGCGCCGATCCCCGGGGGGCCCTGGGTCCCCTCTCCACGAGCCAGGTGCTGGCCGTCCCCCTCTTTCTCTTCGGCCTCTGGATCCTCGTCCAGGGCCGCTCCAAGCCGTCGTGA
- the lspA gene encoding signal peptidase II — translation MAGGVLALDQATKAWVLSAFSLYESVPVIPGLLHLTYVRNPGAAFGLFSGQAAAFRVPFFLAVTAVALVAIALIARRLPSGRPWTFGALALVFGGALGNLIDRVRWGEVVDFVDVFWRTYHWPAFNVADAAITVGMVVLVAEELFGRKRET, via the coding sequence CTGGCCGGGGGCGTCCTGGCGCTGGACCAGGCCACCAAGGCCTGGGTCCTCTCGGCGTTCAGCCTCTACGAGAGCGTGCCCGTGATCCCGGGGCTGCTGCACCTCACCTACGTGCGCAACCCCGGGGCGGCCTTCGGCCTCTTCTCGGGGCAGGCCGCGGCCTTCCGGGTACCCTTCTTCCTCGCGGTCACGGCCGTGGCCCTGGTGGCCATCGCCCTCATCGCCCGGCGCCTGCCTTCGGGCCGCCCCTGGACCTTCGGAGCCCTGGCCCTGGTGTTCGGCGGCGCCCTGGGCAACCTGATCGACCGGGTGCGGTGGGGCGAGGTGGTGGACTTCGTGGACGTGTTCTGGCGGACCTACCACTGGCCCGCCTTCAACGTAGCCGACGCCGCCATCACCGTGGGCATGGTGGTGCTGGTCGCGGAAGAGCTGTTCGGGAGAAAGCGTGAGACGTGA
- the ileS gene encoding isoleucine--tRNA ligase has product MDYKETLNLPSTAFPMKADLAQREPEALGRWEAEKVYDAIQAGRRDSPIFVLHDGPPYANGHIHIGTALNKILKDLVLKSRTMLGYRAPYVPGWDCHGLPIEHQVDKELGAEKEQLSKAEVRRRCRAYAERFVAVQRSEFQRLGVFGDWDDPYLTMSYGYEAQIVRELGRLMEAGAVYVGKKPVYWCTSCRTALAEAEVEYAEKVSPSIYVKFPLQGDPAALAPELAGKRVSLVIWTTTPWTIPANLAVALNPEVEYAAYEAPAGSGEVLVLARRLAPAVFEAAGIRDWTELAALDPRALERRETRHPLYDRPSLVVLGDHVTLEAGTGVVHTAPGHGQEDYEVGRRYGLEAYAPVDDAGRFTAEVGRFAGQEVFAANRAVNEALAQEGALLHQEKCTHSYPHCWRCKQPVIFRSTRQWFVSMEETGLRKKALAEIDRVQWIPRWGRDRIHNMIRERPDWCISRQRAWGVPIVAAHCAACGEVYATRELADRAAARFEQEGADCWFERPLADFLPPGAVCPGCGGAELEKEEDILDVWFDSGVSFAAVCESRANLASPADLYLEGSDQHRGWFHSSLLASVGTRGTAPYRAVLTHGFVVDGQGKKMSKSLGNVIYPDEVIRKYGAEILRLWVAAEDYRDDIRISDEILKRLVEAYRRIRNTCRFLLGNLSDFDPALHAVPEPELWEIGRYALDRLNRLIERCRRAYEEYEFHVLFHRLHNFCAVDLSAFYLDILKDRLYTYPAGSPGRRAAQTVLHEILHKMTRLMAPVLAFTAEEVWRHIPGASGSVHTQMLPEVDPRAVDDELGARWEKLRALRSLVTKAAEEARAAKQIGHSLDARAVLHVDPRWEDFLAPYAAELPFLFIVSQVDLVEGSGGAFRDPELQGVGVDVVRAEGVKCQRCWNYSASVGEDPAHPQVCGRCVGHLAEAEAAG; this is encoded by the coding sequence ATGGACTACAAGGAAACGCTCAACCTCCCCTCCACCGCCTTCCCCATGAAGGCCGACCTCGCCCAGCGGGAGCCCGAGGCGCTCGGGCGCTGGGAGGCGGAGAAGGTGTACGACGCCATCCAGGCCGGCCGGCGCGACAGCCCCATCTTCGTCCTCCACGACGGTCCGCCCTATGCCAACGGACACATCCACATCGGCACCGCCCTCAACAAGATCCTCAAGGACCTGGTGCTCAAGTCCCGCACCATGCTCGGGTACCGCGCCCCTTACGTGCCCGGGTGGGACTGCCACGGCCTGCCCATCGAACACCAGGTGGACAAGGAACTGGGCGCGGAAAAGGAACAGCTGAGCAAGGCCGAGGTGCGGCGGCGCTGCCGGGCCTACGCCGAGCGGTTCGTGGCGGTGCAGCGCTCCGAGTTCCAGCGCCTGGGGGTCTTCGGCGACTGGGACGACCCCTACCTGACCATGAGCTACGGCTACGAGGCTCAGATCGTGCGGGAGCTGGGGCGGCTCATGGAGGCCGGCGCGGTGTACGTGGGCAAGAAGCCCGTGTACTGGTGCACCTCGTGCCGCACGGCCCTGGCCGAGGCGGAGGTGGAGTACGCGGAGAAGGTGAGCCCGAGCATCTACGTGAAGTTCCCCCTCCAGGGAGACCCGGCGGCTCTGGCGCCGGAGCTCGCGGGCAAGCGGGTCAGCCTGGTCATCTGGACCACCACCCCCTGGACCATCCCGGCCAACCTGGCCGTGGCGCTCAACCCCGAGGTCGAGTACGCCGCCTACGAGGCCCCGGCCGGCTCCGGCGAGGTGCTGGTGCTCGCCCGGCGGCTGGCGCCGGCGGTGTTCGAGGCGGCGGGCATCCGGGATTGGACGGAGCTCGCCGCCCTCGACCCCCGGGCCCTGGAGCGCCGCGAGACCCGCCACCCCCTCTACGACCGCCCCAGCCTCGTGGTGCTCGGGGACCACGTGACCCTGGAGGCCGGCACGGGGGTCGTGCACACGGCCCCCGGCCACGGCCAGGAGGACTACGAGGTGGGCCGGCGCTACGGCCTCGAAGCGTACGCCCCGGTGGACGACGCGGGCCGCTTCACGGCCGAGGTGGGCCGCTTCGCAGGCCAGGAGGTCTTTGCCGCCAATCGGGCGGTCAACGAAGCCCTGGCCCAGGAGGGAGCCCTCCTCCACCAGGAGAAGTGCACCCACTCCTACCCCCACTGCTGGCGCTGCAAGCAGCCGGTCATCTTCCGCTCCACCCGCCAGTGGTTCGTCTCCATGGAAGAGACCGGGCTCCGGAAGAAGGCGCTGGCCGAGATCGACCGGGTCCAGTGGATTCCCCGGTGGGGCCGGGACCGCATCCACAACATGATCCGCGAGCGCCCCGACTGGTGCATCTCGCGCCAGCGGGCCTGGGGCGTGCCCATCGTGGCCGCCCACTGCGCCGCCTGCGGCGAGGTCTACGCCACCCGCGAGCTCGCCGATCGCGCGGCGGCCCGCTTCGAGCAGGAGGGGGCCGACTGCTGGTTCGAGCGACCGCTCGCCGACTTCCTCCCCCCGGGGGCCGTCTGCCCCGGGTGCGGCGGCGCGGAGCTGGAAAAGGAGGAGGACATCCTGGACGTGTGGTTCGACTCGGGGGTCTCCTTTGCCGCCGTGTGCGAGAGCCGGGCCAACCTGGCGAGCCCCGCCGACCTGTACCTGGAGGGCTCCGACCAGCACCGGGGCTGGTTCCACTCGAGCCTGCTCGCCTCGGTGGGCACCCGGGGCACCGCCCCCTACCGGGCCGTGCTCACCCACGGGTTCGTGGTGGACGGCCAGGGAAAGAAGATGTCCAAGAGCCTGGGCAACGTGATCTATCCAGACGAGGTGATCCGGAAGTACGGCGCCGAGATCCTGCGGCTGTGGGTGGCGGCCGAGGACTACCGGGACGACATCCGCATCTCCGACGAGATCTTGAAGCGCCTGGTGGAGGCCTACCGGCGCATCCGCAACACCTGCCGCTTCCTCCTGGGCAACCTCTCCGACTTCGACCCGGCCTTGCACGCCGTGCCCGAGCCCGAGCTCTGGGAGATCGGCCGCTACGCGCTCGACCGCCTCAACCGCCTCATCGAGCGGTGCCGCCGGGCATACGAGGAGTACGAATTCCACGTGCTCTTCCACCGGCTCCACAACTTCTGCGCGGTGGATCTCTCGGCGTTCTACCTGGATATCCTCAAGGACCGGCTCTACACCTACCCGGCGGGCAGCCCCGGCCGCCGGGCCGCCCAGACGGTGCTCCACGAGATCCTCCACAAGATGACCCGGCTCATGGCGCCGGTGCTGGCCTTTACCGCCGAGGAGGTCTGGCGCCACATCCCGGGAGCGTCCGGGAGCGTGCACACCCAGATGCTTCCCGAGGTGGACCCCCGGGCAGTGGACGACGAGCTCGGGGCCCGCTGGGAGAAGCTCCGGGCCCTGCGGAGCCTCGTGACCAAGGCCGCCGAGGAGGCCAGGGCCGCCAAGCAGATCGGCCACTCCCTCGACGCCAGGGCCGTGCTCCACGTGGACCCCCGCTGGGAGGACTTTTTGGCGCCCTACGCCGCGGAGCTGCCCTTCCTCTTCATCGTGAGCCAGGTGGACCTGGTGGAGGGGTCCGGCGGGGCCTTCCGGGACCCGGAGCTCCAGGGAGTCGGGGTGGACGTGGTGCGGGCCGAGGGGGTCAAGTGCCAGCGCTGCTGGAACTACTCGGCCAGCGTGGGAGAAGACCCGGCCCACCCCCAGGTGTGCGGGCGGTGCGTGGGGCACCTGGCCGAGGCCGAGGCCGCGGGGTGA
- the rpe gene encoding ribulose-phosphate 3-epimerase, translated as MPIIAPSILSADFGRLADEVRAVDAAGADWVHVDVMDGRFVPNLTIGPPVVRAVRAATAKPLDVHLMIQEPERYTEAFAQAGADLLTVHAEACPHLHRNLQQIRDLGLKAGVSLNPATPVGAVEHVLELADLVLVMSVNPGFGGQAFLPLVLPKIAALRSRIRELGLATVIEVDGGITHETAGPCFREGAEAFVAGSYVFGSGNYSGAIRRLRGACREEPAGPA; from the coding sequence ATGCCCATCATCGCACCGAGCATTCTCTCCGCCGACTTCGGCCGCCTCGCCGACGAGGTGAGGGCCGTGGACGCGGCGGGGGCCGACTGGGTCCACGTGGACGTGATGGACGGCCGGTTCGTGCCCAACCTGACCATCGGCCCGCCGGTGGTGAGGGCCGTGCGGGCCGCCACGGCCAAACCCCTCGACGTGCACCTGATGATCCAGGAGCCGGAGCGTTACACCGAGGCCTTCGCCCAGGCCGGGGCCGACCTGCTCACGGTCCACGCCGAGGCGTGCCCCCACCTGCACCGCAACCTCCAGCAGATCCGCGACCTGGGCCTCAAGGCCGGGGTCTCCCTCAACCCCGCGACCCCGGTGGGCGCCGTGGAGCACGTGCTCGAGCTCGCGGACCTCGTGCTGGTGATGAGCGTCAACCCCGGCTTCGGCGGCCAGGCCTTCCTCCCCCTGGTCCTCCCCAAGATCGCGGCCCTGCGCTCCCGGATCCGGGAACTGGGCCTCGCCACGGTGATCGAGGTGGACGGCGGTATCACCCACGAGACCGCCGGACCGTGCTTCCGGGAGGGCGCCGAGGCCTTCGTGGCGGGCTCCTACGTGTTCGGCAGCGGCAACTACAGCGGCGCCATCCGGCGGCTGCGGGGGGCCTGCCGGGAAGAGCCCGCCGGGCCGGCCTGA
- a CDS encoding PASTA domain-containing protein, whose product MRRLGLGLLYAALAAGVAALGAYLAVSLIVEKAPEVEVPPVAGMTLSGALDALAAAGLDLQVRGFVYSDEVPENQIVRQRPEPGRVVKAGRGVGVVLSRGPERHPVPDLRGLPLEDARILLDEAGLKPEVALRLARGPLGQVAAQGAAPGRPLPREASVPLILSSGPRPTLWRMPRLEGSALEDALAVLDQLGLRLERLREVPLDDPARQGRVAAQEPLAGFPVQRGAPVVLSVAGTAPAGLPSQAVWVSRALPPGFSRHRVEVLVERAGRTWVAADEWLGGGETFQRWVALRPGEHLRLRINGEEVEGSR is encoded by the coding sequence GTGAGGCGCCTGGGCCTTGGGCTCCTCTATGCGGCCTTGGCGGCAGGGGTCGCGGCACTGGGCGCCTACCTGGCCGTGTCGCTCATCGTGGAGAAGGCTCCCGAGGTGGAAGTGCCGCCCGTGGCGGGGATGACCCTCTCGGGCGCCCTGGACGCCCTGGCCGCCGCGGGGCTGGACCTACAGGTGCGCGGCTTCGTGTACTCGGACGAGGTGCCCGAGAACCAGATCGTCCGCCAGCGCCCCGAGCCGGGTCGGGTGGTGAAGGCCGGCCGGGGGGTGGGGGTGGTCCTGAGCCGGGGCCCCGAGCGCCACCCGGTCCCCGACCTGAGGGGGCTGCCCCTGGAGGACGCCCGCATCCTCCTGGACGAGGCGGGCCTCAAGCCCGAGGTGGCCCTGCGCCTGGCCCGGGGCCCCCTGGGGCAGGTGGCGGCCCAGGGCGCGGCGCCCGGCCGACCCCTGCCCCGGGAGGCTTCCGTCCCCCTGATCCTGAGCTCGGGCCCCCGGCCGACCCTGTGGCGCATGCCCCGGCTCGAGGGGAGCGCCCTGGAAGACGCCCTGGCCGTGCTCGACCAGCTCGGGCTGCGCCTGGAGCGCCTGCGGGAGGTGCCCCTGGACGATCCCGCCCGGCAGGGGCGGGTGGCGGCCCAGGAGCCCCTGGCTGGGTTTCCGGTGCAGCGCGGCGCCCCGGTGGTGCTGTCGGTGGCTGGCACCGCCCCGGCGGGCCTGCCTTCCCAGGCAGTGTGGGTTTCCCGTGCCCTGCCCCCGGGGTTTTCCCGCCACCGGGTGGAGGTGCTGGTGGAGCGGGCCGGCCGCACCTGGGTTGCCGCCGACGAGTGGCTCGGGGGCGGCGAAACCTTCCAGCGCTGGGTCGCCCTGCGCCCCGGCGAGCACCTGAGGCTTCGCATCAACGGGGAAGAGGTGGAGGGGAGTCGGTAG